In the genome of Gaiellales bacterium, the window GGGGTGGCCGGGTGAACGTCCGCGATCTGTTCGACCTCGGCGGCCGCGTCGCGATCGTGACCGGCGGCGGCACCGGCATCGGCCTGCAGATGGCCGACGCGCTCGCGGAGCTCGGCGCGAACGTGGTCGTGTGCGGACGCGACGGCGAGCGCTGCGCGCGGGTCGCCGCCGACCTCGAGCAAGAGCGGGGCGTCCGCTGCGCCGGGCTTCCCTGCGACGTCTCCTCGTCCGACGACGTGACCCGCATGGTCGCCGACACGAGCGACCGCTTCGGCCGCATCGACGTGCTCGTGAACAACGCCGGCACGGCATGGGCCGACCCGGTCGAGGACACGCCGCTGCGCGGCTGGCAGAAGGTCGTCGACGTGAACCTGACCGGCGTCTTTCTGTGCAGCCAGGCCGTCGGGCGGGTGATGATCGGGCAGGGCGGCGGCAAGATCGTGAACATCGCGTCCATCACGGGGCTGCGCGGCCAGCCGCCCGAGGAGCTCGACGCCATCGCCTACAGCACGACCAAGGGCGCCGTGGTCGCCTTCACCCGCGACCTGGCGACCAAGTGGGCGCGGCACGGGATCGCGGTGAACGCGATCGCCCCGGGGTGGTTCCCGACCGACCTCTCCCAGCCGGTGCTCGACCGCGCCGGCGACCGGCTGACCGCCGGGATCCCCATGCGCCGCTACGGCGGCGAGTCCGACCTGAAGGGCGCGATCGCCTATCTGGCGTCCGCCGCGTCGGACTACGTCACCGGCCACACGCTGGTCGTCGACGGCGGCGCGACGATCTGACCGAGAACCGGGCCGGCCCCGTGTGCTGGGGCCTGGCCCCGTGTTATTCACGCAGCCGGCGGCGGATCGCGCGGGCGGCGGCGGTGCCGGTCGTGACGGCGGTGTCGACGTAGGTCGTGCCCAGGTAGTCGCCGGCCAGGAAGACGTTTCCGAGCGGTCGCTCGAGCGCGGGCTGGAGCAGATGGCGGCCGGGCCGGGGATGCGGCAGCCCGTGCGGCCAGCGGCGGATCTTGACCTCGCGGATGTGGCCGGCGACCGCGGGGAACATACGGGCGACGTCGTCGGCGTAGATGCGGGCGACCTCCTCGTCGTCGCGATCGGCCAGCGCGTCGGCCAGGCCGGCCGCCGAGTACACCATGAGCGTGCCGCCGGGCTCGCGCGGCCCCGGGCCGCGGGTGACGTTCGCCGTGTTGAAGAGCATGTTGAAGGACGTCTTCGGCGTCGCCACGGCGTAGATATTGTCGTAGGGCATCGGCCCTGGCTCGTCGGTCAGGAGCGCGCCGACCACGTAGGGGCCATATGCGACCCGGCCGAGCGCCTCGGCCGTCTCGGCTGGGATGCCCTCCAGGATCTCGCGGGCAGCGTACGCCGGCGCCGCCACCACGGCGAACCGGGCCCGGATCTCCTCGCCACCCACGGCCACCGTCACCCGCTCGCCGGCGGCGACCACCCGCTCGACCCGCGCGCCGGTACGGACGCGCTCGCCGAGCGCGTCGGCGATCGCCTCCGGCAGCCGGGCCGAGCCGCCGAGCACGTTCCGCGTCAGGCCGCCCTTCCGATCCCAGACGAGCTGGAAGTAGCCGATCCCGTAGCCGGCGGATACCTGCTCGGGCTCGCCGGACGAGCGCCGGATCGTCGGCCGGAAGATCGCGTCGACCTCGGCGGGCACCTCCCCGAGGAAGTCGGCGAACGTGCGGTCGTCGCGATAGGCGAGCACGCGCGCCCGCCGGTCGGCCTCCGACTCGCCGCCACGGCGGCGGGAGACGCGGCCGTACTCGAGCACCGCCAGCCGCACCCGGGCACCGGCCCGAAGCAGCGCGAGCCGCTCCCCCCGCGTCAGCTGCAGCCGCAGCGGATAGGTCTCGACCCGCCCGCCCGCGAGCACCCGGCCGTTCATCGCAAGCGCCGTGAGGACGCCGGGGACGGACGCCGCCTCGACGCCGGTCGCGCTCAGCAGCCGGCCGGTGGCCGAGTCCTCGCCGGCGAGGACGTGGCCGCCGAAGTTCAGCCAGTAGCGCCCGCGCGGCTCCGACATGAGCCGGCCGCCGGCCCGGTCCTCGGCCTCCAGCACGAGCACGTCGCGGTCACGCAGCTCCCAGGCCGCAGAGAGCCCGGCGACGCCGCCCCCGACGACCACCACCTCGACGTCGGAGCCGGGCGCCTCAGTCCTCTGCGACGTTGATGAAGCCGTCGACGTCGACCCGGCTGTGGCTGGCGGTGCCCGCGTTCACGATCGTGATGGTATGGGCCGGATCTGCCGGCCCCGCGAACCAGGCCCGGGCAAAGGCGATCCGGCGGTAGCCATTGTGGGTCGCATGGGTCGAGACCGTCTGCGCCAGGTGGCCGTCGACGTACACCCTGGCCGACCCGTGTCCCGGGCCCACTGTGGTGATCCACCCGAGCGTGCGCACGCTCGCCGAGAACGTGACGCTCGCGCCGCCGGCGGTGGAGTAGTGCAGCGAGCCGTCGAGGGCGTTCGTGGTCGTCTGCGTGAACCACTTGCCGGAGTACGTGCCGAACGCGTCGTCGGCCTCGCCGAACAGCGAGACATAGGTGGGCGCATTCGTGAACGCGCTTCCGACGTAGAAGCCGCGCGAGTCGTACGAGTCGATCTCGAAGCGCTTGGCGTCGTCGCTGTTCCAGATGAACGGGTAGCGGTTGGCCGTCGTCTCGGCGAGGAAGGTGTCGGCCGACGCGTCCTGGATGTCGTTCGTGCAGCAGCTCGCGCCCACGTTGCTCGCGCCGGGCGTCCACGTGAGGATTGCGTGCGCGACGATCGTCCCGGGGTTCGGCTCGGTCACCGTGGAGCCGACCTGGAAGGTGATGTTCGCGTTGCTCGGCGAGCGGGCGGAGGCAGGAGCGGCGAAGGCCGCGCTCACCACGGCGACCGTGACGATCCCGATGAGGATCCTCCACCTGCACATCGCCCGGAAAACGTACACCTGTCACAAAGGCGATTCAAGCCCCATCGCAGAACCTGTCAGCTTGCGGCGGGTGGCGGAGGGTGGCACACTGCCCGCTTCACGGGATCGGCCCGGCGCTGACGACGACGGCTCGGCGGACCCGGATGTCGGCGCTCCGGCGCCGGACATCCCGGTCAGGCGCGACGACGCCGCGGAGTTGGCGGACTCGAATCGGACACCGGGCCGGTCACTCGTTCGGCGCTCGCCATGAATACGGCAGGTGCGCGGCGCGCGAACGGGTCCGCCACGCCAATCCCAGGGAGGGGATGGATGAGACACCGCAAATTCCTCGCGGCGACCGTCGTCGCCGCCGTGCTCGTCGTCGCAGCCGCGGCGTATGCGAACACGAAGAACTCGATGCAGCCCGCGCACGTCTACTACGGCACCGTCGTGAGTGGCCAGCATCCGGACAAGCTGGTCACGCTCCACAACGGCACCGGCGCACGGCAGACGATCGACACGGTCGACATCAGCGGCTCGGGCGGGTACGTGTTCACCCTCGCCGCGAACACGCAGCTCCTGGCCGACACGGGCCTGCCGCGGTGCAAGCCCGGCCTCGTGCTCCCGGCGCGCGCGAGCTGCGCGATCGACGTGCGGGTGCACACGCTGCGGCCGAGCTGGTTCCGCTCGGTGCTGAGCGTCGTCTACACGAACGGCTGGTTCAACT includes:
- a CDS encoding FAD-dependent oxidoreductase, which codes for MVVVGGGVAGLSAAWELRDRDVLVLEAEDRAGGRLMSEPRGRYWLNFGGHVLAGEDSATGRLLSATGVEAASVPGVLTALAMNGRVLAGGRVETYPLRLQLTRGERLALLRAGARVRLAVLEYGRVSRRRGGESEADRRARVLAYRDDRTFADFLGEVPAEVDAIFRPTIRRSSGEPEQVSAGYGIGYFQLVWDRKGGLTRNVLGGSARLPEAIADALGERVRTGARVERVVAAGERVTVAVGGEEIRARFAVVAAPAYAAREILEGIPAETAEALGRVAYGPYVVGALLTDEPGPMPYDNIYAVATPKTSFNMLFNTANVTRGPGPREPGGTLMVYSAAGLADALADRDDEEVARIYADDVARMFPAVAGHIREVKIRRWPHGLPHPRPGRHLLQPALERPLGNVFLAGDYLGTTYVDTAVTTGTAAARAIRRRLRE
- a CDS encoding glucose 1-dehydrogenase, coding for MNVRDLFDLGGRVAIVTGGGTGIGLQMADALAELGANVVVCGRDGERCARVAADLEQERGVRCAGLPCDVSSSDDVTRMVADTSDRFGRIDVLVNNAGTAWADPVEDTPLRGWQKVVDVNLTGVFLCSQAVGRVMIGQGGGKIVNIASITGLRGQPPEELDAIAYSTTKGAVVAFTRDLATKWARHGIAVNAIAPGWFPTDLSQPVLDRAGDRLTAGIPMRRYGGESDLKGAIAYLASAASDYVTGHTLVVDGGATI